The proteins below are encoded in one region of Sulfurospirillum tamanense:
- a CDS encoding cryptochrome/photolyase family protein produces MRRILWFRRDLRVRDNPLLSFEGEVLPLFIFDPAILDELSKDDKRMGFIVHHVQKLKQELQERGLDLAIFYDTPKRVFETLAPLGFDEVVASGDFDTYATARDREISHLLPFRLVKDTYVFEPEELLKKDGSPYLVFTPFYNAAKERFTPLHVKEYVPATQTLFPYMYAAFDMNSLGFSTPTPATLDPHEALVRFALENYLSTRDFMAQEGTSRLGVHVRFGTLGIRTLLRHLATQKKEGVDTEPFFRQLMFREFYAHLLHHFPHLETQNFRYAFEGIPNAKLHRAFCEAKTGVPIVDAGVRELVQTGFMHNRVRMICASFYTKHLLLPWQWGERFFAAHLLDYERASNALSWQWSAGTGVDPQPYFRIFNPYAQSAKFDKEAVYITRFLPELHAIPAKTLHDETALLKGVHVHYPNPIVNHKEARVKALAHFKKHTQSI; encoded by the coding sequence GTGAGGCGCATTCTGTGGTTTCGGCGGGATTTGCGCGTACGCGACAACCCGCTGTTAAGCTTCGAGGGTGAGGTACTGCCCCTCTTCATCTTCGACCCTGCTATCTTGGACGAACTTAGCAAAGACGACAAGCGCATGGGGTTCATCGTGCACCATGTGCAAAAACTCAAACAGGAATTACAAGAGCGTGGGCTAGACCTAGCCATCTTTTACGACACCCCCAAACGGGTATTTGAAACCCTTGCACCGTTGGGGTTTGACGAAGTGGTAGCTTCGGGGGATTTTGACACGTACGCCACCGCGCGCGACAGGGAAATCTCCCACCTGCTCCCTTTCAGGCTTGTCAAAGACACCTACGTGTTTGAGCCCGAGGAACTGCTCAAAAAAGACGGTTCGCCGTATCTGGTCTTTACCCCGTTTTACAACGCCGCCAAAGAACGCTTTACTCCCTTACATGTAAAAGAATATGTACCCGCAACGCAAACGCTTTTTCCTTACATGTACGCCGCTTTTGACATGAACTCTTTAGGCTTTAGCACGCCCACGCCTGCAACGCTTGACCCTCATGAAGCCCTTGTGCGCTTTGCGTTAGAAAACTACCTCAGCACGCGGGATTTTATGGCGCAAGAGGGCACGTCGCGCCTTGGGGTGCATGTGCGCTTTGGCACGCTAGGCATTCGCACCCTCTTGCGCCACCTTGCTACGCAAAAAAAGGAAGGTGTGGACACGGAGCCTTTTTTTCGCCAACTCATGTTTCGGGAATTTTACGCCCACTTGCTTCACCATTTTCCCCATCTTGAAACCCAAAACTTTCGTTATGCTTTTGAGGGCATCCCCAACGCCAAGCTTCACCGTGCGTTTTGCGAGGCAAAAACAGGGGTGCCCATCGTTGATGCGGGCGTGCGCGAACTGGTGCAAACAGGCTTCATGCACAACCGCGTGCGGATGATTTGCGCCTCTTTTTACACCAAACATTTGCTCTTGCCCTGGCAATGGGGCGAGCGGTTTTTTGCCGCGCATTTACTCGACTATGAGCGCGCCAGTAACGCCCTTTCGTGGCAGTGGAGTGCGGGCACGGGGGTTGACCCGCAACCCTATTTTCGCATCTTTAACCCTTACGCGCAAAGCGCTAAGTTTGACAAAGAGGCTGTTTACATCACACGCTTTTTGCCCGAACTTCACGCCATTCCTGCCAAAACCTTGCATGATGAAACAGCCTTGCTTAAGGGCGTACATGTACACTACCCCAACCCCATTGTAAACCACAAAGAAGCCAGAGTAAAAGCCTTGGCACATTTTAAAAAACACACCCAAAGCATCTAA
- a CDS encoding c-type cytochrome — protein sequence MRVWIVLAVLLQGMLFANADALYKPCAGCHGLEGEKVANGVSKIINQMSKEDFISAMEGYKDGSYGGNLKALMRGQVMRLSKEDIEALATKIVK from the coding sequence ATGAGAGTATGGATTGTATTAGCCGTGTTATTGCAAGGTATGTTGTTTGCCAACGCAGACGCATTGTATAAACCCTGCGCAGGGTGCCACGGACTTGAAGGCGAAAAAGTGGCAAACGGTGTGAGTAAAATCATCAACCAAATGAGCAAGGAAGACTTTATTTCAGCCATGGAAGGCTATAAAGATGGCTCTTATGGCGGCAATCTCAAAGCATTAATGCGTGGGCAAGTCATGCGCCTTAGTAAAGAAGATATCGAAGCGCTTGCGACTAAAATCGTCAAGTAA
- a CDS encoding TorD/DmsD family molecular chaperone: MTLSRLADAKALRDIFNSTDTASLWAAFGAISSETSSSAMSLEAEFNRFFVGPDAPLAPPYASIYLEKSGLLMSKTTQEVRGLYTLFGLKNPKDGQQPDDFLGFELDAYYQLLYIELHSNILYLKPLRCYFLQEHMARWILPFVEAVKQHAPSPALTQIVDLLQRFITTELSIQGENHEYSPITC; encoded by the coding sequence ATGACCCTTTCACGACTTGCGGACGCCAAAGCCTTAAGAGACATCTTCAACAGCACCGACACCGCATCTTTGTGGGCGGCTTTTGGCGCGATATCCTCTGAAACATCTTCATCTGCGATGTCTTTAGAGGCCGAATTTAACCGTTTTTTTGTTGGGCCGGATGCACCTCTTGCACCGCCATACGCCTCAATATATCTGGAAAAATCAGGGCTTTTAATGAGCAAAACCACGCAAGAAGTAAGGGGTCTCTACACCCTTTTTGGGCTTAAAAACCCCAAAGATGGCCAACAGCCCGATGATTTTTTGGGGTTTGAGCTTGATGCGTATTATCAGCTACTTTACATCGAGCTTCACAGCAACATTCTCTACCTTAAACCACTGCGGTGCTATTTTTTGCAAGAGCACATGGCGCGGTGGATACTTCCCTTTGTCGAAGCAGTCAAGCAGCACGCGCCCTCACCTGCTTTGACGCAGATAGTAGACCTGCTTCAGCGTTTCATTACTACAGAACTTTCTATCCAAGGAGAAAACCATGAGTACTCACCCATCACCTGTTGA